The following is a genomic window from Desulfonatronum thiosulfatophilum.
TATATTGCGTTGGATGGGTCAGCAGGTCCGGACGGGTCCGGCCCAAGAGCCCCACAACGAACATGGCCATGACCCCTTCGATGATCGCCACGGGGAGGTGGGCAAGAACGACGAGCTTTGCCGCTGTCAGATAGCCCTGATCCGTCAGGGTCAGGGCCGTGCCCGCCAGAAGGGCGGTGCCGAGGACGGCGCAGGAACCGGCTGCGAATCCGGCCGTCAGGGCCGCTGTCCCACCTCGGGCAAGGAATCCTCGCAACACGACGCCGCACAGGATGGCAGGCAGGGCCACGGTGCAGGTGTTCACGCCCAGGACCAGCAGGCCGCCGAACTGGAAGAGCAGAGCCTGGAGCAGGAGCCCCGTGAAAATAACCGGAAAGGCGGCCCAGCCCAGGAGCAGCCCGGCCAGCCCGTTGAGCAGCAGATGCACGCTTCCCGGCCCCAGGGGAACATGGATCAGGGAGCCGATGAAGAAAACCGCGGCCAGGGCCGCGGCCATGATCAGGCGCTGCTCGTCCAGCCGGCGCAGACCGATCCAGA
Proteins encoded in this region:
- the cbiM gene encoding cobalt transporter CbiM; the encoded protein is MHIAEGILSAPVLALGAATTVTGLWIGLRRLDEQRLIMAAALAAVFFIGSLIHVPLGPGSVHLLLNGLAGLLLGWAAFPVIFTGLLLQALLFQFGGLLVLGVNTCTVALPAILCGVVLRGFLARGGTAALTAGFAAGSCAVLGTALLAGTALTLTDQGYLTAAKLVVLAHLPVAIIEGVMAMFVVGLLGRTRPDLLTHPTQYTGGTPC